The following proteins come from a genomic window of Rattus norvegicus strain BN/NHsdMcwi chromosome 8, GRCr8, whole genome shotgun sequence:
- the Hyal2 gene encoding hyaluronidase-2 precursor (The RefSeq protein has 1 substitution compared to this genomic sequence) — protein sequence MRAGLGPIITLALVLEVAWASELKPTAPPIFTGRPFVVAWNVPTQECAPRHKVPLDLRAFDVEATPNEGFFNQNITTFYYDRLGLYPRFDAAGMSVHGGVPQNGSLCAHLPMLKEAVERYIQTQEPAGLAVIDWEEWRPVWVRNWQEKDVYRQSSRQLVASRHPDWPSDRIVKQAQYEFEFAARQFMLNTLRYVKAVRPQHLWGFYLFPDCYNHDYVQNWDSYTGRCPDVEVARNDQLAWLWAESTALFPSVYLDETLASSKHSRNFVSFRVQEALRVAHTHHANHALPVYVFTRPTYTRGLTELSQMDLISTIGESAALGSAGVIFWGDSVYASSMENCQNLKKYLTQTLVPYIVNVSWATQYCSWTQCHGHGRCVRRNPSASTFLHLSPSSFRLVPGRTPSEPQLRPEGELSEDDLSYLQMHFRCHCYLGWGGEQCQWNHKRAAGDASRAWAGAHLASLLGLVAMTLTWTL from the exons ATGCGGGCAGGACTGGGTCCCATCATCACACTGGCCCTAGTGCTGGAGGTAGCATGGGCCTCGGAGCTTAAGCCCACAGTGCCGCCCATCTTCACCGGCCGACCCTTTGTGGTAGCATGGAATGTACCCACACAAGAATGTGCCCCGCGCCACAAAGTGCCCCTGGACCTTAGGGCCTTCGATGTGGAGGCTACACCTAACGAGGGTTTTTTCAACCAGAATATCACCACCTTCTACTATGACCGTCTAGGCCTGTATCCACGTTTTGATGCAGCTGGGATGTCTGTGCATGGTGGCGTGCCTCAGAACGGTAGCCTCTGTGCACACCTGCCCATGCTGAAGGAAGCTGTGGAACGCTACATTCAGACCCAGGAGCCTGCGGGGCTGGCGGTCATTGACTGGGAGGAATGGCGACCAGTGTGGGTTCGAAACTGGCAGGAGAAAGATGTGTACCGGCAGTCTTCACGCCAGCTGGTGGCCAGTCGACACCCTGACTGGCCATCAGACCGAATAGTGAAGCAGGCGCAGTACGAATTCGAGTTCGCTGCTCGGCAGTTCATGTTGAACACACTCCGTTACGTCAAGGCAGTCAGACCTCAGCACCTGTGGGGCTTCTACCTCTTTCCTGACTGCTATAATCATGATTACGTACAGAACTGGGATAGCTACACAGGCCGCTGTCCTGACGTGGAGGTGGCACGAAATGACCAGTTGGCCTGGCTCTGGGCTGAGAGTACAGCTCTCTTTCCCTCCGTGTACCTGGACGAGACGCTGGCATCCTCCAAACACAGCCGCAACTTTGTCAGCTTCCGTGTTCAGGAGGCCCTTCGTGTGGCTCACACCCACCATGCAAACCATGCACTCCCCGTGTATGTCTTCACGCGTCCCACATATACCCGAGGGCTCACAGAACTTAGCCAG ATGGACCTCATCTCTACCATCGGTGAGAGCGCCGCCCTGGGCTCAGCTGGTGTTATCTTCTGGGGCGACTCAGTGTACGCTTCAAGTATG GAGAACTGCCAGAACCTCAAGAAGTACCTAACGCAGACGCTGGTCCCCTACATAGTCAATGTGTCCTGGGCCACCCAGTACTGCAGTTGGACCCAGTGCCATGGCCATGGGCGCTGTGTGCGCCGCAATCCCAGCGCCAGTACCTTCTTGCACCTCAGTCCCAGCAGCTTCCGCCTGGTGCCTGGCCGCACGCCCAGTGAACCCCAGCTTCGACCTGAGGGGGAGCTCAGCGAAGATGACCTCAGCTACCTGCAGATGCACTTTCGCTGCCACTGCTATCTGGGCTGGGGTGGTGAGCAGTGCCAGTGGAACCATAAACGGGCAGCTGGGGATGCCAGTAGAGCCTGGGCTGGAGCCCACCTCGCCAGTCTCCTGGGTTTGGTAGCTATGACTCTCACCTGGACCTTATAA
- the Hyal1 gene encoding hyaluronidase-1 isoform 1 precursor (isoform 1 precursor is encoded by transcript variant 1), which translates to MKPFSPEVSPDPCPATAAHLLRTYTLFLTLLELAQGCRGSMVSNRPFITVWNADTHWCLKDHGVDVDVSVFDVVANKEQNFQGPNMTIFYREELGTYPYYTPTGEPVFGGLPQNASLVTHLAHAFQDIKAAMPEPDFSGLAVIDWEAWRPRWAFNWDSKDIYQQRSMELVRAEHPDWPETLVEAEAQDQFQEAAQAWMAGTLQLGQVLRPRGLWGYYGFPDCYNYDFLSPNYTGQCSLSIHDQNDQLGWLWNQSYALYPSIYLPAALMGTGKSQMYVRYRVQEAFRLALVSRDPHVPIMPYVQIFYEKTDYLLPLEELEHSLGESAAQGAAGAVLWISSEKTSTKESCQAIKAYMDSTLGPFILNVTSAALLCSEALCSGRGRCVRHPSYPEALLTLSPASFSIEPTHDGRPLSLKGTLSLKDRAQMAMKFKCRCYRGWSGEWCKKQDM; encoded by the exons ATGAAGCCCTTCAGTCCTGAG GTTTCCCCAGACCCATGCCCTGCTACTGCAGCCCACCTGCTTCGCACCTACACGCTCTTCCTGACCTTGCTGGAGTTGGCCCAAGGTTGCAGAGGTTCCATGGTATCCAACCGGCCGTTCATCACTGTTTGGAATGCAGACACTCACTGGTGCCTGAAGGACCACGGAGTGGATGTGGATGTCAGTGTCTTCGACGTGGTTGCCAACAAGGAGCAGAATTTCCAAGGCCCCAACATGACTATTTTCTACCGAGAGGAGTTGGGCACCTACCCCTACTATACACCCACCGGGGAACCCGTATTTGGTGGTCTGCCCCAGAATGCCAGCCTGGTTACCCACCTTGCTCACGCATTCCAGGACATCAAGGCTGCCATGCCTGAACCTGACTTCTCGGGACTGGCGGTCATTGATTGGGAGGCTTGGCGCCCACGATGGGCCTTCAACTGGGACAGCAAGGACATTTATCAGCAGCGCTCAATGGAACTGGTCCGGGCAGAACACCCTGACTGGCCAGAAACTTTAGTGGAAGCAGAAGCCCAAGACCAGTTCCAGGAAGCTGCACAGGCCTGGATGGCAGGCACCCTCCAACTGGGGCAGGTACTGCGTCCCCGTGGCCTCTGGGGCTACTATGGCTTCCCTGACTGCTACAACTACGACTTTCTAAGTCCCAACTACACAGGCCAGTGCTCACTGAGCATCCATGATCAGAATGACCAGCTAGGGTGGTTGTGGAACCAGAGCTATGCCCTTTACCCCAGTATTTACTTGCCTGCAGCACTGATGGGCACAGGGAAGTCACAGATGTATGTTCGATACCGTGTGCAAGAGGCGTTCCGTTTGGCTTTAGTTTCCAGAGACCCTCATGTGCCCATAATGCCCTACGTCCAAATCTTCTATGAAAAGACAGATTATCTTCTACCCCTG GAGGAGCTGGAGCACAGCCTGGGAGAGAGTGCAGCCCAGGGAGCGGCAGGAGCAGTGCTCTGGATAAGCTCAGAAAAAACAAGTACCAAG GAGTCATGCCAAGCCATTAAAGCATACATGGATTCCACACTCGGACCCTTTATCCTGAACGTAACCAGTGCAGCTCTTTTGTGCAGCGAAGCTCTGTGTTCTGGCCGTGGTCGTTGTGTCCGCCATCCCAGTTACCCTGAGGCTCTCCTCACCCTCAGCCCTGCCAGCTTCTCCATTGAGCCAACACATGATGGCAGACCCCTGAGCCTCAAGGGTACCCTCTCGCTTAAGGATCGGGCACAGATGGCTATGAAATTCAAGTGTCGATGCTACCGTGGATGGAGTGGAGAGTGGTGTAAGAAGCAGGATATGTAG
- the Hyal1 gene encoding hyaluronidase-1 isoform 2 precursor (isoform 2 precursor is encoded by transcript variant 2) — MKPFSPEVSPDPCPATAAHLLRTYTLFLTLLELAQGCRGSMVSNRPFITVWNADTHWCLKDHGVDVDVSVFDVVANKEQNFQGPNMTIFYREELGTYPYYTPTGEPVFGGLPQNASLVTHLAHAFQDIKAAMPEPDFSGLAVIDWEAWRPRWAFNWDSKDIYQQRSMELVRAEHPDWPETLVEAEAQDQFQEAAQAWMAGTLQLGQEELEHSLGESAAQGAAGAVLWISSEKTSTKESCQAIKAYMDSTLGPFILNVTSAALLCSEALCSGRGRCVRHPSYPEALLTLSPASFSIEPTHDGRPLSLKGTLSLKDRAQMAMKFKCRCYRGWSGEWCKKQDM, encoded by the exons ATGAAGCCCTTCAGTCCTGAG GTTTCCCCAGACCCATGCCCTGCTACTGCAGCCCACCTGCTTCGCACCTACACGCTCTTCCTGACCTTGCTGGAGTTGGCCCAAGGTTGCAGAGGTTCCATGGTATCCAACCGGCCGTTCATCACTGTTTGGAATGCAGACACTCACTGGTGCCTGAAGGACCACGGAGTGGATGTGGATGTCAGTGTCTTCGACGTGGTTGCCAACAAGGAGCAGAATTTCCAAGGCCCCAACATGACTATTTTCTACCGAGAGGAGTTGGGCACCTACCCCTACTATACACCCACCGGGGAACCCGTATTTGGTGGTCTGCCCCAGAATGCCAGCCTGGTTACCCACCTTGCTCACGCATTCCAGGACATCAAGGCTGCCATGCCTGAACCTGACTTCTCGGGACTGGCGGTCATTGATTGGGAGGCTTGGCGCCCACGATGGGCCTTCAACTGGGACAGCAAGGACATTTATCAGCAGCGCTCAATGGAACTGGTCCGGGCAGAACACCCTGACTGGCCAGAAACTTTAGTGGAAGCAGAAGCCCAAGACCAGTTCCAGGAAGCTGCACAGGCCTGGATGGCAGGCACCCTCCAACTGGGGCAG GAGGAGCTGGAGCACAGCCTGGGAGAGAGTGCAGCCCAGGGAGCGGCAGGAGCAGTGCTCTGGATAAGCTCAGAAAAAACAAGTACCAAG GAGTCATGCCAAGCCATTAAAGCATACATGGATTCCACACTCGGACCCTTTATCCTGAACGTAACCAGTGCAGCTCTTTTGTGCAGCGAAGCTCTGTGTTCTGGCCGTGGTCGTTGTGTCCGCCATCCCAGTTACCCTGAGGCTCTCCTCACCCTCAGCCCTGCCAGCTTCTCCATTGAGCCAACACATGATGGCAGACCCCTGAGCCTCAAGGGTACCCTCTCGCTTAAGGATCGGGCACAGATGGCTATGAAATTCAAGTGTCGATGCTACCGTGGATGGAGTGGAGAGTGGTGTAAGAAGCAGGATATGTAG